TGGATGATCCCGAGACAACCCAGCCGATTGTGTACGGCAAAGTGCGGAACCACCCTACTGTGTACCGCGCTTATGCTGAACGCCTGGAGCGCGAGAAGGTAATCACAGCGGATGATGTGAAGAATATGATTGCGGAGGCGGAGAGCGTCCTTCAGCAGGCCTTTGACCAGATGAAGGAAGGCAAGCAAAAGAATGCCGAGTCCAAAATCGCCGTCGCACTGGATAACGACAGTCCCCAGCAGCGTCCGACAGCCTTCCCTCTGGCCGGTCTGCAGGAGATTAACCGCGAGCTGCTGCGCGTACCGGCCGGCTTCAAGGTCTATCCGAAGCTGGAACGGATTCTGCAGCGCCGCAAGGATGCACTGAATGACGGAGAGCGGGTGGACTGGGCGCTGGCAGAGACGCTTGCCTTCGCTACCATCCTGAAGGACGGCACGCCGATCCGCCTCAGCGGACAGGATTCACAGCGCGGCACCTTCGCCCACCGTCACCTGGTGCTGCATGACAGTGAGAACGGCGAACTCTATTCTCCGCTGCATCAGCTAAGTGATTCCAGCGCTTCCTTCGGCGTATACAACAGTCCGCTGTCCGAGGCCTCTGTCCTCGGCTTCGAATATGGTTATAATGTGTTCGCACCGGAGACCTTCGTCATCTGGGAGGCTCAATACGGCGACTTCGCCAATGCCGCCCAGGTCATTATCGACCAGTTCATTTCCGCCGGCCGTGCCAAGTGGACGCAGCGCAGCAATCTGACGATCCTGCTGCCTCACGGCTATGAAGGCCAAGGACCAGAACACTCCAGCGGCCGGATGGAACGGTTCCTCCAGCTCTCCGCCGAGGAGAACTGGACTGTAGCCAACCTGACCAGCGCTGCGCAGTATTTCCATCTGCTCCGCCGTCAGGCCGCGCTCTGCGGACAACCGGATGCCCGGCCGCTGGTGATCATGGCGCCGAAGAGCCTGATCCGTAACACGCGCAGCACCTCAGCCGGAGCGGACCTCGCTTCGGGCACCTTCCAGCCGGTTCTTCCCGAGCCGCTGCTCGGCAGTAAGCCGGAAGCCGTGAAGCGCCTCGTGGTATGCAGCGGCAAGGTGGCCATCGACCTGCAGACGGAGCTGGAGGCAACGCGCGGACAGGACTTCTCCTGGCTGCACATTTTGCGCATGGAACAGCTCTATCCGTTCCCGGAACGCGAGCTTGGCGCTCACCTTAGCGGCTTCAGCTCTCTGGAGGAGATCATCTGGGTACAGGAAGAACCGAAGAATATGGGCGGCTGGACGTATGCCGAATCCCGGCTGCGCGCCATCGCACCGCAGAAGGTCACTGTCCAGTACATCGGCCGTCCGGACCGTTCCAGCCCGGCAAGCGGCTACGCAGATGTCCATAGCTTCGAGCAGCGGCGCATTGTCCGGGAAGCCCTGAAATTGAATGCTGCAGTGCAAGCACCTGTACCGTCTTCCTGAGCACAGCAAGGCGGTCATCCAATATCACGCACACCACTATATTTGGGGAGGTACGGCCTGTGTCCGAGATAAAAGTACCCGATTTGGGCGAATCGATTTCCGAAGGAACGATCTACAAATGGCTGGTTAAAGAGGGCGACACCGTCGGCCAGGGGGATGTGCTTGCCGAGCTTGAGACTGACAAGGTCAATCTCGAGATCAGTGCGGAGGAGGATGGCGTCATCTCCTCCATCCTGCGCCAGGCGGGCGAGAACGTTGCCGTTGGCGAAGCCATCGGCATCATCGGCAGCGCCGCCGGGGCACCGGCCGCTGGCGGCAGCCAGCCGGAAGCGGCCGCACCGCAGAGCGGCAGCGCGCCTGCTGCTGCCGCAAGTGCAGCAGCGGCTGAGCCTGCCGCTGCTGGCACTGCGGCCCTGGCTTCGCCGGGGGCGCGCAAGCTGGCGCGGGAGCGGGGCATCGACCTCGGCGAGGTCAGTGCCCGCGACCCTATCGGCCGGATCGGTCAGGCCGATGTGGATGGTCATGGCGCAGCCGGGCCACAGGCCGCTGCGCAAGCTGCTCCGGCGGCAGCCGCGCGGCCGGAGCCGGCGAAGCCCGCGCCGCAGGCAGCGGGCAAGGCGCCGCACGCCGAGGACGGCAAAGCCACCGAGCGCAAGCGCATGTCGCGGCGGCGGCTGACGATTGCCAGCCGCCTGGTCGAAGCGCAGCAGACGGCCGCGATGCTCACCACCTTCAACGAGGTGGACATGACCGCCATTCTCGACATCCGCAAGCGCCGCAAGGATGCCTTCAAGGAGAAGCACGAGGTCGGACTCGGCTTCATGTCCTTCTTCACCAAGGCCGTCATCGGCGCACTCAAGGCTTATCCGATGCTGAATGCGGAGATCGACGGAGAAGATCTCCTGCTGAAGAAATATTATGACATCGGCATTGCCGTAGCTGCCAAGGAAGGCCTGGTTGTACCGGTCGTCCGCGATGCCGACCGGCTTAGCTTCCCTGAGATCGAGCGGCGGATCGGCGAACTGGCCTCCAAGGCGCGTGCCAATACGCTCAGCCTGCCGGAGCTCCAGGGCGGAACCTTCACCATCACGAACGGCGGAGTATTTGGCTCCCTGCTGTCCACACCGATCCTTAACACCCCGCAGGTCGGCATTCTCGGCATGCACAAGATCCAGCTGCGCCCCATCGCGCTGGATGAGGAGCGCACGGCCAACCGTCCGATGATGTACATCGCCTTGTCCTACGATCACCGGATCGTGGACGGATCAGAAGCGGTCAGCTTCTTGGTCAGAGTCAAGGAATTGCTGGAGGACCCGGAATCCCTGCTGCTGGAAGGTTAATTCTCCGGCCACACAGTTTCTCCATCCACTTATCTGATAAACACAAAGGCACCCGGCGGAGCGTAACCCTACGCTTCCCGGATGCCTTTTTGCTATATCCGCTGACTCTGACTCAGCCATACCCGCTCATACCAACATGGGCCTGTTCTCGGCAGCCCACGCACCTCCAACGTACGCCCCCCGTCCCATTGTGATCGGTTTTTCGATTACATTTAGCCGACGCGGCGCACCCATGGTATTATCCCCTTTAAGTAGACACTCGAAAAAACCTCATGTGTTAACATGAGGAAATGAGTGAACTTGGAGGGGATTTTGGTATGGCCAAAAAGGGACAAGTGTTTCAATCGTACACGGAGGCATTCAAGAAAGAGGCTATTCAAGCCTATTTTACAGGAGGTGAGAGCTATAAGGTCGTCTCCGACAGGTTGGGGATTGTGAACTGTACCCAGCTTAAAGTATGGGTAAAGAAATATCGGAATGGGGAGCCACTCGATACACAAAAAGGGGCAACAAGCCCTTTAAAAGGACGTCCACGTTCTACATTTGCCAGTATAGAAGAAGAACGAGATTACTTAAAGGCACAGGTGGACTACTTAAAAAAGCGGTATCCAAATCTGTAAAGGGAGGGAAGCTTGGACTGCACGACAAATACGCCGTAATTGAAGAACTACGTGACCAACATGGCATCACCCGCCTATTAGCCATTGCAGAGGTATCGCGGGCAAATTACTACAAGTGGCGAGGTGCAGAGGTTCGACGAATGGATGCCCATGAGCAAGAGCACGCCATTAAAGAGCATATGGTGGCTATTCACCTGGTTCATCCCTATTTCGGGTACCCTCGAATGCAGGCAGCCCTGCGGGAGGCAGGCTACCTCGTCAACCACAAGAAGGTATGGCGGCTCATGAAAGAGCTATCGATCCAGTCTGTCATTCGCAAGAAAAGGAGTCGTGCGGGCTCTACTCCTTCCGTGGTCTACCCGAACCGATTAAAGCGTAAGTTTCATGCGACAGCACCTCAGCAGAAGCTAGTAACGGACATCACATATATCTCAGACGGCACCCGTTTTTATTATCTGTCTGCGATTCAGGACCTCTTTAACAATGAGATTGTAGCTTGGCAGATCTCGGAGCGAAACGACGTAAACCTCGTCTTAGATACCGTTGAACAGTGGACACGGAAAAGAGACGTGTCTGAGGCCGTGCTCCATTCGGACCAAGGCTTTCAGTACACGTCTCAGGCGTACAACACACGATTAGAGGCATTCAGCGTCAAGGGCAGCCACTCTCGCAAAGCAACCTGCCTGGATAACGCCTGCATCGAATCCTTCTTTTCGCATCTGAAGACAGAAAAGTTGTACCTTCACCAGTGTAAGTCAGAAGCAGAGATTCATCAAGCCGTTGAGGAGTATATCTACTTTTACAATTACCAACGTTTTCAGGCGAAACTGAAACAGCGCGCGCCGATTGAGTATCGACACGCGCTGGCTGCTTAGCTTTTTTCATCTGTCTACTTGACAGGGGTATGACCACCCAATCCCATTGTGATCGGTTTTTCGATTACATTTAGCCCACGCAGCGCACCCCGTCCCATTGTGATCGGTTTTTCGATTACATTTGGCTGACGCGGGGCATCCGGGCCATTTGGGGTCGGTTTGCTGAATTAGGTAAGCTAAACAGATGAACGGACGACATTCTGTATTAGGCATACTGCTCATTTTCATGCTGGAGTTGTGCCTCGAAAAATATGTTTGTTTTCGACCATGAAAAAAAGACCTCCCACCCGCTCACGCGGAAGTAGGACATCTCTTCTCCGAACTATTCTCTTTGTCTGTAGTACTCTTGTTTGTCTATAGTACTCTTGTTTGTCTATAGTACTCTTATTTGTCTGTACTTTCTCAAGCCGACGTAAATCGATATATGGTTAAGCCGTATGCCGTGAAGGCTTCAGGCTCATTCCCTTGGCTTTGGCTGCTCTGGCTACCGGAGGCTTCAGCGAAACCGCCAGGATGCACGCCAGAATACACAGCAGCCCGATGATGTTAAAAGTGGGCTTGAACCCGCCGAGGAAGGCGGCGATGAACGAGCCGGACAGCGCGCCGATCCCGAAGCCCTGATAGATGATGCCGTAGTTCTTGCTGTGATTCTTCAGGCCGAAGAAGTCACTGACAATCGCCGGGAAGACGGTAATGTTACCGCCGAAGCAGAAGGCGATGACCGCCACACAGGCGAAGAACAGGCCATAGCTCAGTGTGGCATAGCTGAGGGTAAACATCGCCATAGCCGTTACCGCCAGCGTGATACTAATCAGCTTGGTGCGGCTTACCCGGTCGGATAATGCGCCAAGAATCAGGCGTCCGGCCGTATTGAAAATAGCGATCATCGCTACAGCGTTTGCCGCCGTCGCCACATCCATACCCGCCAGCTGCACACCGATATCCTTCACGATTCCGATCAGATAGAGGCCGCTCATGCAGGCGGTGAAGAAGATCACGAACAGCAGGTATGCTTCCTTCGTACGGAGCATTTCTTTTACCGTATAATCCTTAGGCAGAAGTGCAGCCCCGGAGGCGGCCAGCTTCGGGTTGCCTATGACAGGCGCAGCAGCCGGAGCCTCCCGGATCAGCAGCGAGCCAACAAGGATCATCATCATAACTATAAGGCCCCAGTATAGAAAAGCATTCGACACCCCCGCCGATTCAATCAGGCCGCCGTTGATATATTTGAAGATCAGACTGCCCGTTCCGTAAGCACCCACGGACACCCCGGAGATCAGTCCCTTATTCTTCGGGAACCACTTCATCAGATTGGACAGCGAAGTAATGTACGCCGTTCCGTCCGCATACCCGACCACTACGCCAGCCAGCAGGTAGAACATCGGCAGGGAACTGGCCTGTGAGCTTAGAATCAGCCCCAGCCCCAGCAGAATGCCGGAAGCTGCGGTCAGTCTGCGGAGACCGAACCGGTCCTGCAGCTTGCCTGCGAACAGTGTGGCGAAGGCCAAGGCAAAGCTGGTAATAGAAAACGTTATCGAAACTGAGCTAAGCTCAAAACCAAATGTACTGACAAGATGTGCATTGAACAGGCTCCAGGTGTAGATGGTACCAAGTCCCATTTGCATAATTACTGTACCTAGTACGATGAGCCACCGTTTACTGGTCATAGTCGTTGTCATGGTGATTCCTTCTTTCTCTTTCGAAGTCGCTTCAAGGCTTACTTTGCCTCTTCATTGTAGCGAAAGGAGCTCCTTCTGAGAGAAATCCGGAATGAGATGACACTGACAGGGAATGAACTGCCGCTAGAGACGCATAATCTGCCTGAATTCCTTCACCTTACTGCGGCTGACTGGAACCTCCACATTCAGA
The sequence above is a segment of the Paenibacillus sp. FSL R7-0204 genome. Coding sequences within it:
- a CDS encoding 2-oxoglutarate dehydrogenase E1 component gives rise to the protein MAVKEPYNDTVWSKYYGPNLGYIQERYEQFVKDPSSVEQHYRDLFTVSGPPPLAPDAERAPRPAVSADAQWLKKAVKASKLIANIRIYGHMAADIDPLERSTNPMAKWLELETYELTREDLNALPASLIWDNAPADVHTAMDAVHRMRQAYTQTIAYEFGHVHDERELRWLNSQAESMTSPAPLNNTERKELLKRLVQVEHFETFLHKTFVGQKRFSLEGNDALVPMLDEIVRAAAHDGAEHILMGMAHRGRLNVLAHILGKPYDIIFSEFHHSPNKELFPSEGSMGVTYGWSGDVKYHLGADRAVREGETVRTRITLANNPSHLEFVNPVVEGFTRAAQEERNAPGLPKLNTSKAMAVLMHGDAAFPGEGIVAETLNIGKLQGYQNGGTVHIIVNNRIGFTTESEDSRSTHYASDLAKGYEIPIVHVNADDPEACIAAVRLASAYRHMFKKDFLIDLIGYRRHGHNEMDDPETTQPIVYGKVRNHPTVYRAYAERLEREKVITADDVKNMIAEAESVLQQAFDQMKEGKQKNAESKIAVALDNDSPQQRPTAFPLAGLQEINRELLRVPAGFKVYPKLERILQRRKDALNDGERVDWALAETLAFATILKDGTPIRLSGQDSQRGTFAHRHLVLHDSENGELYSPLHQLSDSSASFGVYNSPLSEASVLGFEYGYNVFAPETFVIWEAQYGDFANAAQVIIDQFISAGRAKWTQRSNLTILLPHGYEGQGPEHSSGRMERFLQLSAEENWTVANLTSAAQYFHLLRRQAALCGQPDARPLVIMAPKSLIRNTRSTSAGADLASGTFQPVLPEPLLGSKPEAVKRLVVCSGKVAIDLQTELEATRGQDFSWLHILRMEQLYPFPERELGAHLSGFSSLEEIIWVQEEPKNMGGWTYAESRLRAIAPQKVTVQYIGRPDRSSPASGYADVHSFEQRRIVREALKLNAAVQAPVPSS
- the odhB gene encoding 2-oxoglutarate dehydrogenase complex dihydrolipoyllysine-residue succinyltransferase encodes the protein MSEIKVPDLGESISEGTIYKWLVKEGDTVGQGDVLAELETDKVNLEISAEEDGVISSILRQAGENVAVGEAIGIIGSAAGAPAAGGSQPEAAAPQSGSAPAAAASAAAAEPAAAGTAALASPGARKLARERGIDLGEVSARDPIGRIGQADVDGHGAAGPQAAAQAAPAAAARPEPAKPAPQAAGKAPHAEDGKATERKRMSRRRLTIASRLVEAQQTAAMLTTFNEVDMTAILDIRKRRKDAFKEKHEVGLGFMSFFTKAVIGALKAYPMLNAEIDGEDLLLKKYYDIGIAVAAKEGLVVPVVRDADRLSFPEIERRIGELASKARANTLSLPELQGGTFTITNGGVFGSLLSTPILNTPQVGILGMHKIQLRPIALDEERTANRPMMYIALSYDHRIVDGSEAVSFLVRVKELLEDPESLLLEG
- a CDS encoding transposase: MAKKGQVFQSYTEAFKKEAIQAYFTGGESYKVVSDRLGIVNCTQLKVWVKKYRNGEPLDTQKGATSPLKGRPRSTFASIEEERDYLKAQVDYLKKRYPNL
- a CDS encoding IS3 family transposase; protein product: MCQYRRRTRLLKGTGGLLKKAVSKSVKGGKLGLHDKYAVIEELRDQHGITRLLAIAEVSRANYYKWRGAEVRRMDAHEQEHAIKEHMVAIHLVHPYFGYPRMQAALREAGYLVNHKKVWRLMKELSIQSVIRKKRSRAGSTPSVVYPNRLKRKFHATAPQQKLVTDITYISDGTRFYYLSAIQDLFNNEIVAWQISERNDVNLVLDTVEQWTRKRDVSEAVLHSDQGFQYTSQAYNTRLEAFSVKGSHSRKATCLDNACIESFFSHLKTEKLYLHQCKSEAEIHQAVEEYIYFYNYQRFQAKLKQRAPIEYRHALAA
- a CDS encoding L-lactate MFS transporter, encoding MTTTMTSKRWLIVLGTVIMQMGLGTIYTWSLFNAHLVSTFGFELSSVSITFSITSFALAFATLFAGKLQDRFGLRRLTAASGILLGLGLILSSQASSLPMFYLLAGVVVGYADGTAYITSLSNLMKWFPKNKGLISGVSVGAYGTGSLIFKYINGGLIESAGVSNAFLYWGLIVMMMILVGSLLIREAPAAAPVIGNPKLAASGAALLPKDYTVKEMLRTKEAYLLFVIFFTACMSGLYLIGIVKDIGVQLAGMDVATAANAVAMIAIFNTAGRLILGALSDRVSRTKLISITLAVTAMAMFTLSYATLSYGLFFACVAVIAFCFGGNITVFPAIVSDFFGLKNHSKNYGIIYQGFGIGALSGSFIAAFLGGFKPTFNIIGLLCILACILAVSLKPPVARAAKAKGMSLKPSRHTA